One Actinomycetes bacterium genomic region harbors:
- a CDS encoding GNAT family N-acetyltransferase, whose amino-acid sequence MSAQPWTVRPVPDEDWEAFRDVDAHAFGVGVPEDMEAQERELHKGGRGIGAYDGGVLAGIATAYSFELTVPGGAAVPAAGVSWVGVLPTHRRRGVLRALMTHQLHAVHDQGDEPLAILWASEPAIYGRFGYGLATRAYSLDVPRSATALQAGAPDDPGLRLRLVDAADWKAFVPVYDAVAAARPGVVLREEPWWQRTVRDLASMRGAASPKRAVVAEDGDGVRGFALYRTEQHWDERFGKGDVTVQEAMAADPAALAALYRYLFDLDLMGHATVRVAVDDPVLHWLSDPRSAKPSLTDCLYVRLVDLPRALTGRTYATDVDLVIEVRDDLCPWNAGTWRLRATAGGDAACAPADDAPDLSMDVRELGAAYLGGTPVAQLADAGLVAERRPGSVTAASAALAHHPAPWTSWVF is encoded by the coding sequence GTCGACGCCCACGCGTTCGGCGTCGGCGTGCCCGAGGACATGGAGGCGCAGGAGCGCGAGCTGCACAAGGGCGGCCGAGGGATCGGCGCCTATGACGGCGGGGTGCTCGCGGGGATCGCGACGGCGTACTCCTTCGAGCTCACCGTCCCGGGCGGGGCCGCCGTCCCTGCCGCCGGGGTGAGCTGGGTCGGCGTGCTGCCCACGCACCGTCGCCGGGGGGTGCTGCGGGCGCTCATGACCCACCAGCTGCACGCGGTCCACGACCAGGGCGACGAGCCGCTGGCCATCCTCTGGGCGTCCGAGCCGGCGATCTACGGGAGGTTCGGCTACGGCCTGGCCACCCGGGCCTACAGCCTCGACGTGCCCCGCAGCGCGACCGCGCTGCAGGCCGGCGCGCCCGACGACCCGGGACTGCGGCTGCGGCTGGTCGACGCCGCCGACTGGAAGGCCTTCGTGCCGGTCTACGACGCGGTGGCCGCCGCCCGGCCGGGCGTCGTGCTGCGGGAGGAGCCCTGGTGGCAGCGCACGGTGCGCGACCTGGCCTCGATGCGCGGCGCGGCGTCACCCAAGCGGGCCGTGGTGGCCGAGGACGGCGACGGGGTACGCGGCTTCGCGCTCTACCGGACCGAGCAGCACTGGGACGAGCGCTTCGGCAAGGGCGACGTCACGGTGCAGGAGGCCATGGCGGCGGACCCCGCGGCGCTCGCCGCGCTCTACCGCTACCTGTTCGACCTCGACCTGATGGGCCATGCCACGGTGCGGGTCGCCGTCGACGACCCGGTGCTGCACTGGCTGAGCGACCCCCGCAGCGCCAAGCCGTCCCTGACCGACTGCCTCTACGTACGCCTGGTCGACCTGCCGCGCGCGCTCACCGGACGCACCTATGCGACCGACGTCGACCTGGTGATCGAGGTGCGCGACGACCTGTGCCCGTGGAACGCCGGCACGTGGCGGCTGCGCGCCACCGCGGGCGGGGACGCGGCGTGCGCGCCGGCCGACGACGCACCGGACCTGTCGATGGACGTGCGCGAGCTCGGGGCGGCCTACCTGGGCGGCACGCCCGTAGCGCAGCTCGCCGATGCAGGCCTGGTGGCGGAGCGGAGGCCGGGCTCGGTGACGGCAGCGTCAGCGGCTCTCGCCCACCACCCGGCGCCGTGGACCAGCTGGGTCTTCTG